CCGAGACCGTCAAGCGCGTCAACCGCGACGGGACGGCCCACGTGCTCAAGGCCTGCCGCGCCGCCGAAAACGGCGTCGGCCGCCTCGTCTTTACGAGCACCGCGGGCACGCGCCGTCCGAACGAATCGTCGCCGTTCGCCGACGAGACCGACGTCGCCGAGCCGATCGGCGCCTACCAGTCCTCGAAGGCCGAGGCCGAACAGCTCGTCGACCGGTACGCGAACCAGGACGAGGGCGGCGACGCCGTCACCGTCCACCCGACCTCCGTCTTCGGCCCCAGAGACGGCTCGTTCACGCCGCAACTGCTCTCGATGGGTCTCGAGCCGACGATGCCGGCCTACCTTCCGGGCGGGCTGAGCATCGTCGGCGTCTCGGACGTCGTCGACGGCATCCTCGCGGCCTACGAGAAGGGCGGCAACGGCGAACACTACATCCTCGGCGGCGAGAACCTCACATACGATCGGGCCGTCTCGCGGATTTCCGAGGACCTCGGCGGGTCGCCGGCTCGGATTCCGGTGCCGTCGACGGCGATCCACGCGGCCGGGCCGGTCGCCGAGGCCGTCGGCGCCGCCACCGGCCGGCAGGTGTTCCCGTTCAACCGCCGGATGGCCAAGCTCGCGACCGAGCGCCTGTTCTACACCTCCGAGAAGGCTGCAGACGAACTCGGCTACGAGTACGAACCGCTCGAGGCCCACCTGCCGGAGACGGTCGCTTGGTACCGGAACGAGTTCCAGTAGGTGCGTCGTACAACTGTTCGAGATTCGGTTTGCGGTTGCAGGTCGCGCCGTCAGGGCGTCAGCACGACCTTGATGCAGTCGTCTTCCTTGTTGTTGAACGTCTCGTACATCTCCGGGCCGTCCGTCAGCGACGTCTCGTGGGTGACGATAAAGGATGGGTCGATCTCGCCCTCCTCGATCCGCTCGAGCAGCGGCCCCAGATACCGCTGGACGTGGGTCTGGCCCGTTTTGACCGTCAGCGCCTTGTTCATCAGCGGGCCGAACGGGACGTTGTCCGAGTTTCTGATGTAGACGCCCGGAACCGAGAGCGTGCCGCCCTTCCGGCAGCACTTGATCGCCTGGCGGAGGACCACGGGGCGGTCGTCCTGCAGGTGCATCTCCTGTTTCACCTTGTCGGTGACACCCTTGAGGCCGGTGCCGTGGGCCTCGGTGCCGACCGCGTCGATACAGCGGTCGGGACCGCGCCCGCCGGTCATCTCCATTAGCCGGTCGTAGACGTCCTCGTGCTCGAAGTTGATCGTCTCCGCGTCGCCGTGATCGGCGGCCATCTCGAGGCGTTCGGGGATGCGGTCGATGGCGATCACGCGCTCGGCGCCGAGCATCCAGGCGCTCTGAATCGAGAACTGGCCGACCGGGCCGCAGCCCCACACCGCGACGGTGTCGCCCTCTTCGATATCGGCGTTCTCGGCGGCCATGTAGCCCGTGGGGAAGACGTCCGAGAGGAACAGGACCTGCTCGTCCTCGAGGTCAGAATTGACCTTGATCGGGCCGACGTCGGCGTAGGGAACGCGCAGGTACTCGGCCTGACCGCCGGCGTAGCCGCCGAGCATGTGCGAGTAGCCTAGCAGCCCTGCTGGCGACTGGCCCATGGCTGCGCGGGCGACCTCCGCGTTGGGGTTCGAGTTGTCACACAGCGAGTACAGTTCCTCCTCGCAGAACCAGCAGGAGCCGCAGCTGACCGTGAAGGGGACCACGACCCGGTCGCCGACCTCGAGGGTTTCGACCTCGTCGCCGACCTCGATCACCTCGCCCATCGGCTCGTGGCCGATGACGTCGCCCTCGCGCATGCCGGGCATGTAGCCGTTGTAGAGGTGGAGGTCCGAGCCGCAGATCGCGGTCGCCGTAATCTCGATTACCGCATCGGTCGGGTTGACGATCTCCGGTTTCGGAACCTCGTCGACGCGGATGTCCTTTTCGCCGTGCCAGGTGAGTGCTTCCATCGTGCCGTCCATTGTGGCTCTCCGGTCGCATCTCTCACCCAGCCGTCGGGTAAAGTGAGTCCCTGTTTGTGCAACAAATGGTCGTTCCGCGCCCGAAATGTATGCTCTCTGGACTCGGAACCAGTAATCAGATGGCGGTCCTCCCTCGAGCGACGCAGTTGTCACTCGGTTCGGATGCAATACCGTCTTACCGCCCCCCGGCAGCGACCCGTTCGTACAGAGAGTGCAACCGGTCGGCCGTCCGCTCCACGCTGACCTCGCGGGCCGCCTCGCGACCGTTCGACCGCTCGCCGGACTCGAGGATCTCCCGCAGTCCTTCGATCAGATCCTCGTCGTCGTCCGAGACGAGCGAGGGATCGACCCCCTCGAGGCGTTCCGAGACGTCGCCGACGTCGACCGAGACGACGGGCAGGTTGCAGGCCAGCGCCTCCTTGACGGAGTTCGGCGAGCCTTCGCTGCGGGAGGTCAACAGCAGGGCGTCCGCGGCGTTCATGTAGTCGGGGACGGTGTCGTGGTCGACGCCGTAGACGGTCTGTAGCCGGACCGGCCGGTCGACGAGCCCGTTGACGGCGTTGACGAGCCGCCGCGCTCTGGGGTAATTCTTCACCTCGCGTTCGGGGAGATAGGGAAAGAGGACGTGGTACTCGTCGGGGTCCCAGCCGACGACCTCGCGGGCCTCGTCCTGGGACGCCGGCTGGAACTTCTCGAGATCGACGCCGTCGGGAATCACGCGGCAGTCGTGATCCAGCGTCTCGCGCATCTCCTCGGACATCACGACCACCTCGTCACAGAGCGGCGCACAGGTGCGGCTCACGGGCCCGACGGGGCCGTAGAGGTCAGAGCCCCACAGCGAGAGCACGACCGGTTTGCGCACCTGTGCGAGCGCCATCGGCGCCGTCAGCCCGTAGTGGGCGTGGACCAGATCGTAGCCGTTGCCAGCCTCCGCGATCACCTCGGGAAAGTACTTGAGATAGTCGGTCGGGCTCCGAGTCTTCCCGGAATCGCCCTCCCCCGACACCGGCAGCGTGGAAAACGAGACGCCGCGTCGCTCGAGCGCACGCATCTGCTCTGTCATAAACGGCGCATCGGCGTTCGTCGTCAGCGTGAGGACGTGCATCTCAGTTGACCGACTAGAGCCGGAGACGTGGCTTTGTTATCCGGAACTTTTTCCGATACGTTCGCCGACCATACGCGAGTCTCGAGCCGTTTCCCGACGGTACAATTCGACTGCGGAGACCGTTTCATCCCGGCGTACAAAACGCTTATTGCCGACTCTGTAGTAGGACCGCTACCCGTTCTATGCCCCTCTCTCGCCTCCTCTCGGAACTGTTCACGGACTCCGCTCCCGACCACGACTCGCCCTCCGGTCCCGAATCAGCGCCCGGCTCCAGGGACGAAAGCGAGCCCGACAGCCAGCCGACGACTGTCCTCTACGAGTGTCGCAACTGCGGAACGAACGTCGACGCGAGCGCGACGACGTGCCCGGCCTGCGGCGGCGACGATATCGTCACCTACGCGATCGACTGACGGCCACAGCACGTCCCTCAGGGCTCGCCGTCCGTCGTCGCTTCCGAGCCGCGATTCAACTGCGGCTGCGGTTGGGATCGGGTCTCCGAACGCATTTCTACGCTCGGCCGCTCGTCGCGAGCGTCGATTCGCTCCTGGTCGTCGCGCGTCTCGCCGTCCTCGGCGTCGTAGTACGTCACCTCGAGCGGCTCGTTCTCGTCGGCGTCCATCGCGATCGCGGCGCCGAGCGAGACGAGGCCGAGCAAAACGGCGACGAACGACGCGAGCAGCCCCGTAAGGCCGTCGCGGCCGTCCTCCCCGCGACTCCGTGCGATCGAGCCGACGGCGCCGGCGACGCCGCCCGCGAGCCCGGAGGCGCCGGTGCCGTAGAAGAGGGCCGCCGGGTGGAATCCCTCGACGACGTAGCGGCGCTTGAGCCGCCACAGGAAGCTCCGGAGCAACAGCAGGGAGACGAACTTGACGAACGACGTGTACCGGATGCTGCTCTCCTCGTCGCCGTAGACCGCCGACATCGAGACGTCGGCGACCCGGCGCTCGTCGACGTTTAAGTGCGTGAGGATGTGGTTGAGGAAGCCGTACCGGTCGGTGATCTCGTCGAGGTCGAGGGACTCGATCGTCTCCCGCGAGATGGCGGTGTAGCCGTTCTGCGGGTCGCCGATCGTCCAGTAGCCGGTCGCGAACTTCGAGAGGCCGGTCAACATGGCGTTGCCGACGAAGCGGAACGTCGACATGCCCTCGCGATCCTCCGGCGAGAGGAGCCGGTTGCCCTTCGCGTAGTCGGCCTCGCCGGTGACGACGGGGTCGATGATCCGGTCGAGGATTTCGGGGTCCATCTGGCCGTCGCCGTTCATCACCGCGACGACGTCGATTCCGTCCGCGGCGGCGCGCTCGTAGCCGGTTTTGACGGCGGCGCCGTAGCCGCGGTTTTCGTCGTGTTGGATCGGCACGACGCGCCGACCGTCGCCGCCGTCGGCGAGGGCCAGTTCCTGCTCCGTCTCTGCAGCCTCCTCGTTGATCCGCTCGGCCACGCGCTGGATCACGTCCCAACTGCCGTCCTGCGAGACGTCGTCGACGGCGTAGATCCGGTCGACGAACGCCGGAACGGTCTCGATGACGCGGCCGACGAACGCCTCCTCGTTGTACGACGTGACGACGACGCCGATCGTGTTGCCCTTATACATCGTTGTCCGCTCCGTGTCCGGATCCACCGTCGGTTCTCGTTGCACCGGTCGCCTCGGATTCCGCTTCGGTCTCGAGGTCGTCAGCCGTCCTTGCGTCGGCTCCGTTAGGCCCCGCTGCGGTCTCGGGAGCGGGCGGCTGCCCGCTTCGCGAGCCCGCGAGCGTGTACTCCCGGTGGTCAGTCTCCGCGAGGTCGACCGCGTCGCGGCCGTCGACGACGACCAGCGGCTCGAGGTCGGCCCACGAAACCCGCTCGAACGCCTCGTGGGGCGTCACGACGACGGCCGCGTCGAGCGTTTCCGATTCGGCCTCGAGGTCCTCGAGTGCGATCGGCCGCGCGCCGTACTCGGCGGGGTCGACCAGCGGATCGACGCCGGCCACGTCCGCGCCGCGCTCGGTCAGTTCGTCGACGATGGCAAGCGCCGGCGAGGCGCGGGTCTCCTCGACGCCGGGGCGGTACGTGAGCCCGAGGACGACGACCGAGGCGTCAGCGAGGTCGACGCCGGTCGCGTCGAGTTGTTGCTCGAGGCGGTCGACCACGACGCGCGGCATCCCGTCGTTGACCCGTCGCGCGGTGTGGGTCAGGTCCATCGGTTCCTCCGTCCGGCCCAGCAGGAAGTGCGGGTAGTAGGGGATGCAGTGGCCGCCGACGCCCGGGCCGGGATCGTGCAGCTGGCACATCGGCAGATCGTTAGCCGTATCGATCGCCTCGCGCACGGAGATGCCGAGTTCGTCGGCGAGTCGGCCCAGTTCGTTCGCCAGGCCGATGTTGACGTCGCGGTAGAGCCCCTCGAACACTTTCACTGCTTCAGCAGTCGTCGCGTCCGAAACGGGGTGGACCTCGTTGCTCGAGAGTTCGTCGTAGACGACCGTCGCGGCGCGGGTGCTTTCGTCGTCGACACCGCCCACGACCTTCGGGTACGCGCCGCGGATGTCCTGAAGCGCGCGGCCGCTCGAGGTCCGTTCGGGGCAGAAGGCGAGGCCGAACTCGTCGGCCTCGAGGCCGCTCTCCTGGACCAGGTGGGGCTGGAGGACGTCCCGACACGTCCCGGGCGGCAGCGTCGACTCGGCGATCACCAGGTCGCCCGGCGAGAGTCCCGCGGCGATGTCGTCGGCGACCGATTCGACCGTCGCGAGGTTCGGCTCGTTGTCCTCGTCCAGCAGCGTCGGGACGATGATGACGTGGACGCGAGCGTCCGCGGCCGCCGCGGCGCCGTCGGTCGTCGCCTCGAGTCGGTCGCCGCCGACCTGCTCGGCGACCAACTCGTCGAGGCCGGGTTCGCCGATGACGTGGTTCTCGCCGTTGTTGACCGTCTCGACCACGTCGGGGTCGATATCGACGCCGGTCACGTTGCCGGTCGTCTCGGCGTAGACGGCCGCCAGCGGGAGCCCCATCTTGCCGAGGCCGTAGACGGCGACCGGGACCTCGCCGCCGGTCAGCGCCTCGCGCTGGCGGGCCTCGTCGACGCTCGCCTCGTAGAGGGATACGGCGTCGCTCGAGTTCGTGCTCGAGGGTTCTGCCCCGGTCATTCGGCTTCCACCTCCCGGTCCTGCTCCCGTTCGTAGGTCTGTCCGCTCGCGAGCTGGTCGTCGTCCGCGACGATCGAATCGATCGTCTGGACGGCCTCGAGCGCCTCGATACCGTCCTGCGGCGTCACTTCCGGTTCGGTGCCCGTTCGGACGCTCTCGACGAACGACTCGAGTTCGTGGCGCAGCGGCTCGCCGTTGTCGACGCGCGGGCGCTCGACCACGCTCTCGTGGCGGTAGCGCTTCTGGCCCTCGTCGTTGACGTACTCGGGGAACGAGTCGCGGTGAATCAGCACCGACTGCTCCAAGTAGTCGACCTCGACGAAGCACTCGCGGGCGGTGACCGAGAGCTTGCGGACCTTCTTCTGGGTGACGCGGCTGGCCGTCAGCGTCGCGACCACGTCGTCGTACTCCATCGTCGCGGTCGCGTACC
This portion of the Halopiger aswanensis genome encodes:
- a CDS encoding NAD-dependent epimerase/dehydratase family protein codes for the protein MTGDEIAAVTGATGFLGSHLCERLLADGWYVRALSRPSSDREVLEDAAADADGTLEWYVGDVFDDETLRELVDGTDAVFHLAGVGLWSATPETVKRVNRDGTAHVLKACRAAENGVGRLVFTSTAGTRRPNESSPFADETDVAEPIGAYQSSKAEAEQLVDRYANQDEGGDAVTVHPTSVFGPRDGSFTPQLLSMGLEPTMPAYLPGGLSIVGVSDVVDGILAAYEKGGNGEHYILGGENLTYDRAVSRISEDLGGSPARIPVPSTAIHAAGPVAEAVGAATGRQVFPFNRRMAKLATERLFYTSEKAADELGYEYEPLEAHLPETVAWYRNEFQ
- a CDS encoding glycosyltransferase family 4 protein → MHVLTLTTNADAPFMTEQMRALERRGVSFSTLPVSGEGDSGKTRSPTDYLKYFPEVIAEAGNGYDLVHAHYGLTAPMALAQVRKPVVLSLWGSDLYGPVGPVSRTCAPLCDEVVVMSEEMRETLDHDCRVIPDGVDLEKFQPASQDEAREVVGWDPDEYHVLFPYLPEREVKNYPRARRLVNAVNGLVDRPVRLQTVYGVDHDTVPDYMNAADALLLTSRSEGSPNSVKEALACNLPVVSVDVGDVSERLEGVDPSLVSDDDEDLIEGLREILESGERSNGREAAREVSVERTADRLHSLYERVAAGGR
- a CDS encoding DUF7129 domain-containing putative zinc-binding protein, coding for MPLSRLLSELFTDSAPDHDSPSGPESAPGSRDESEPDSQPTTVLYECRNCGTNVDASATTCPACGGDDIVTYAID
- a CDS encoding nucleotide sugar dehydrogenase, which encodes MTGAEPSSTNSSDAVSLYEASVDEARQREALTGGEVPVAVYGLGKMGLPLAAVYAETTGNVTGVDIDPDVVETVNNGENHVIGEPGLDELVAEQVGGDRLEATTDGAAAAADARVHVIIVPTLLDEDNEPNLATVESVADDIAAGLSPGDLVIAESTLPPGTCRDVLQPHLVQESGLEADEFGLAFCPERTSSGRALQDIRGAYPKVVGGVDDESTRAATVVYDELSSNEVHPVSDATTAEAVKVFEGLYRDVNIGLANELGRLADELGISVREAIDTANDLPMCQLHDPGPGVGGHCIPYYPHFLLGRTEEPMDLTHTARRVNDGMPRVVVDRLEQQLDATGVDLADASVVVLGLTYRPGVEETRASPALAIVDELTERGADVAGVDPLVDPAEYGARPIALEDLEAESETLDAAVVVTPHEAFERVSWADLEPLVVVDGRDAVDLAETDHREYTLAGSRSGQPPAPETAAGPNGADARTADDLETEAESEATGATRTDGGSGHGADNDV
- a CDS encoding zinc-dependent alcohol dehydrogenase, translating into MEALTWHGEKDIRVDEVPKPEIVNPTDAVIEITATAICGSDLHLYNGYMPGMREGDVIGHEPMGEVIEVGDEVETLEVGDRVVVPFTVSCGSCWFCEEELYSLCDNSNPNAEVARAAMGQSPAGLLGYSHMLGGYAGGQAEYLRVPYADVGPIKVNSDLEDEQVLFLSDVFPTGYMAAENADIEEGDTVAVWGCGPVGQFSIQSAWMLGAERVIAIDRIPERLEMAADHGDAETINFEHEDVYDRLMEMTGGRGPDRCIDAVGTEAHGTGLKGVTDKVKQEMHLQDDRPVVLRQAIKCCRKGGTLSVPGVYIRNSDNVPFGPLMNKALTVKTGQTHVQRYLGPLLERIEEGEIDPSFIVTHETSLTDGPEMYETFNNKEDDCIKVVLTP
- a CDS encoding glycosyltransferase family 2 protein; the encoded protein is MYKGNTIGVVVTSYNEEAFVGRVIETVPAFVDRIYAVDDVSQDGSWDVIQRVAERINEEAAETEQELALADGGDGRRVVPIQHDENRGYGAAVKTGYERAAADGIDVVAVMNGDGQMDPEILDRIIDPVVTGEADYAKGNRLLSPEDREGMSTFRFVGNAMLTGLSKFATGYWTIGDPQNGYTAISRETIESLDLDEITDRYGFLNHILTHLNVDERRVADVSMSAVYGDEESSIRYTSFVKFVSLLLLRSFLWRLKRRYVVEGFHPAALFYGTGASGLAGGVAGAVGSIARSRGEDGRDGLTGLLASFVAVLLGLVSLGAAIAMDADENEPLEVTYYDAEDGETRDDQERIDARDERPSVEMRSETRSQPQPQLNRGSEATTDGEP